The Flavobacterium sp. 20NA77.7 genome includes the window TACTAGAAATTGATTTACAAGATGGTTTTATTTGTGTAAATCCATATACAAATGAAACGCTACAAAATTATACAGTAGATACGGGATTGAACAACGCTCTTTTTACCGTAAATTGGTATCTTAATGGAGCTTTAATTAGTACAGGACCAAGTTTTACAGCTAATCAAGCGGGCATATATGATGTTAAATTTATTAAACTAACCCCCGAGAGCGGTACAGATTGTAATTATCACGACACAACGGTTACTGTAACGGCCTCCAGCGCTGCTATTGCTTCATTTACAGTAAGTTCTGCTTTTGAAGAAGAAGCTTATATTCAAGTAAATGTTACGGGAGGCTATGGACAATATAGTTTTCAGCTACAATACCCAGATGGATCACTAGGTGCTTTTCAATCAAATACTATTTTTTCGAATTTAGAATCAGGAACGTATTATGTTTGGATTAGAGATGATTTAGCGGGATGCAATAGTGTAAAAATTGGACCAATACACATTATTAATTATCCCTTGTTTTTCACTCCAAATGGAGATAGTTATAATGATTTTTGGAACATTTGGGATTTGAAATATCAACCAAATGCTACTATTGCTATTTTTGATAGATATGGTAAATTAATTAAACAATTTTCTCCAGCAAAACAAAGTTGGGACGGCACATATAATGGTAAAAATTTACCGTCTACAGATTATTGGTTTACTGTAGAATATTTTACAGACGACAATCAAAAGGTTATTTTTAAATCACACTTTACTTTGAAGAGATAAAAAAAGGAGGCAAATTTTGCCTCCTTTTTTATGTATAGTATAAAATTTATTATTCCATTTCAGAAACACGAAGTGTATTTACCATTCCTTTGTTTGCAATTGGCATCGCTGCAAGGTTGATAACCATGTCGCCTTTTTTAACGTATTTTTTCTCTTTACAAATCTGATTAATTTCTTCAATGGTATCGTCAGTGCTTACAAATTTATCATAGTAAAAAGCCCTTACGCCCCATAATAAATTTAGTTGGGTTACAATTCTTTTGTTTGATGTAAACACTAAAATATGAGATTTTGGTCTCCAAGCAGAAATTTGAAAAGCAGTATATCCACTGTTTGTTAATGTTGTGATTGCTCTAGCATTAATATCATCGGCCATTAATGCCGCATGAAAACATACAGATTTTGTAATAAATCTTGAATTTCTAATGTTTGGCGCATTATGAGGAACTTGAATTAAAGAAGAGTCTTCTACACTTTGAATAATACTTGACATGGTTTCAATAACTTGAACAGGATAATTTCCTACTGAAGTTTCTCCTGAAAGCATTACAGCATCTGCTCCATCCATCACAGAGTTTGCTACGTCATTAACTTCAGCACGTGTAGGCGTTAAGCTTGTAATCATAGTTTCCATCATCTGTGTAGCTACAATTACAGGAATACGAGCGGTTTTTGCTTTTAGAATTAATTTTTTTTGAATTAGAGGCACTTCTTGCGCAGGCACTTCTACCCCTAAATCACCTCTAGCTACCATTAATCCGTCACAGTTTATGACAATTTTATCAATATTTTCAACTGCTTCTGGTTTTTCTATTTTAGCTACAATCGGAATTTTATGATCTGAATGTTTAGCAATAAGGTCTTTTAAATCTTGTAAGTCTTTTGGTGTTCTTACAAATGATAATGCAATCCAATCTACATCATTTTCAATTGCAAAAATGGCATCTTGAATGTCTTTTTTGGTTAAAGCAGGTAAAGAAACTTTTGTATTAGGAAGGTTAACTCCTTTTTTAGATTTTAAGGGACCACCTTGAATTACTTTTGCAACAACTTCTGTTTTTTTATCTGTAGCAACAACTTCAAATATTAGTTTTCCATCGTCTAATAAGATACGTTCACCTGGATTTACATCTTTTGGAAATTCTTTGTAATTCATATAAACTCTTTCTGCAGTACCTAAAACGTCTTCTGCAGTAGTAAAAGTAATGATGTCGTCTTTTGATACAACAACGTCTTCTTTCATTACACCCACTCTAAGTTTTGGTCCTTGTAAGTCAGCTAATATGGAAGTTGTATATCCAAATTCATCGTTTAATCCTCTAATGATATCTATTCGCTCTTTTACATCTGAATAATCAGCATGAGAAAAATTGATTCTGAAAACATTTACACCTGCATTTATCATGTCTTTTATCACTTCTTTAGAGCTACATGCAGGGCCTAATGTGGCAACAATTTTTGTTTTTTTACTCGTATGCATTTTTTAAAAAATTAAATTGTTAATTGATTTTATATTTTCTGCATCTACAATATATGTTGTAGAAATCTGGTTTATTTCACTTATTTTACGTATCACTTTTTTAGTATCAAACCGATAATCTAAATTTTCAATTTTCAACAAATAATCGGCTTTTTTTAATTCAGGAATTAAGTGCATTTGTAAAGCAAAAGCTGTTTCATTGAACAAACCAATATTTAGTTGTTCTGAAGCAACAGCTGTTTTATTTGCTAATAAATTCCATTCTAAATCATGTTTACTGTCATCATAACAGAACCAAGAAAAAACCCCTATTCCCTCATTTGATTTTATAGAAATTTCTTTTTGACTTTTTGACAAGGAAAGTTCTAAAGTTTTATTAATATGAAAAGCTAGTTTATAGTCCTCTAGAGAGGTATGAATGGCAATTAACTCAAAATCACTTGAGTAAAAATCATCAATTGTAAGTTTTAAGTTTGCCATTTATATGAAATAATCGTAAAGATATAATATATAAATCTTAGAAATGTAAAAATTTAACGACTAAATTGCAAAAAACAAAATTCAAACGTTTTAGTTAATAAATTTAATTGTTTTTTCTTGAAATTTTTTCTTGAAAAGCAAAGTAAGCTCTTTGTGATGCTTTTTCTTCGGCTTTTTTCTTGGATGTTGCTCTAGCCTTGCCCACCACTTGTTCGTCAAAATATAATTTTACCCCAAAAAACTTTCCCCCTTCATTTCCATTGTCTTCATAAATGTCATATCGGAAGTTTATTTTTTCTTTCTGACACCATTCAATAATTAAGCTTTTATAGCTAATTACTTTGCCTTCTAATTTTGAAATATCAACATATCGTTTAATAATTTTTTGTGCAATAAATTGTTCACAATACCCATACCCTCTGTCTAAAAATATAGCTCCAATAAACGCCTCAAAAATATTTCCATGTATGTTTTCGCCAAAATGTTGTG containing:
- a CDS encoding IPExxxVDY family protein encodes the protein MANLKLTIDDFYSSDFELIAIHTSLEDYKLAFHINKTLELSLSKSQKEISIKSNEGIGVFSWFCYDDSKHDLEWNLLANKTAVASEQLNIGLFNETAFALQMHLIPELKKADYLLKIENLDYRFDTKKVIRKISEINQISTTYIVDAENIKSINNLIF
- the rnc gene encoding ribonuclease III, encoding MRKIIKKIFKKSPSSNQDGVFFDKISAILGFTPLNLNYYEQAFTHRSTNKTDAQGNQINYERLEFLGDAMLGSVIAAHLYKEVPTGDEGYLTKMRSKIVSREHLNELGRDFNLIQFVESKVSPQHFGENIHGNIFEAFIGAIFLDRGYGYCEQFIAQKIIKRYVDISKLEGKVISYKSLIIEWCQKEKINFRYDIYEDNGNEGGKFFGVKLYFDEQVVGKARATSKKKAEEKASQRAYFAFQEKISRKNN
- the pyk gene encoding pyruvate kinase, translated to MHTSKKTKIVATLGPACSSKEVIKDMINAGVNVFRINFSHADYSDVKERIDIIRGLNDEFGYTTSILADLQGPKLRVGVMKEDVVVSKDDIITFTTAEDVLGTAERVYMNYKEFPKDVNPGERILLDDGKLIFEVVATDKKTEVVAKVIQGGPLKSKKGVNLPNTKVSLPALTKKDIQDAIFAIENDVDWIALSFVRTPKDLQDLKDLIAKHSDHKIPIVAKIEKPEAVENIDKIVINCDGLMVARGDLGVEVPAQEVPLIQKKLILKAKTARIPVIVATQMMETMITSLTPTRAEVNDVANSVMDGADAVMLSGETSVGNYPVQVIETMSSIIQSVEDSSLIQVPHNAPNIRNSRFITKSVCFHAALMADDINARAITTLTNSGYTAFQISAWRPKSHILVFTSNKRIVTQLNLLWGVRAFYYDKFVSTDDTIEEINQICKEKKYVKKGDMVINLAAMPIANKGMVNTLRVSEME